In the Sander lucioperca isolate FBNREF2018 chromosome 24, SLUC_FBN_1.2, whole genome shotgun sequence genome, caaaagtagttttagtcgtgcaacagaaaactcagattggacagataatctagctagctgtctggatttaccctgcagagatctgaggagcagttaaccatagtccttattTATCGACCAGATAAAATTCCAACACGAAGAAAGCCCAATCCGGCCTAAATGGAGCCGGCGACAGTGgagcaatcccgaaagtggaacgtcaaggatatagactaggtagATAACAAATACTGGAATGTTTTGAGACATTTTGGCAGTGTTTGCCTGCTGGAAATGTCAATATAAAAGCTTGGTGTAATGGGTTGAAAGATACTTTTCTGTACGGCTGTAAGACTTAAAACTAAAAACACCTGActttaaaagaatagtttgatAACAATGTTCCTCATTGTGAATTCAAGCTGTAGGCGTGAGCAAACTGTAGAGTCTTGCCAAAGCTGACATGTCTTGTTAAACAAATAAAGAGGAGCAAACTGTTCATATCCCTCCCAGGCTTCTGTCACACCTGCTCTGTAAGTGTTTTATTTGAAATGTTAACCCTGTTTGTCTTCAATTTTCATATGTCTACATTAGCAATGTGTTTTGTCAGTTTTGATGAGAAAAATCGCTGAATCTGTGTCAGCAAAGCGCCTTTATTTCCATATATGaacgtttttttatttcttgtgtTCTTCAGGTATGACGGTCTTCTCTCTGAGTGTGGAGGACGACCCTTCAACACCAACAGACTCCACCTTCCCAGCTTTCCTCTCCTGTAAAGGATGTGGTCAACTTCTGGGAGACTCTCCTCTGGGAGCAGGTTTAGATCTAGGTAActcactttgtttttatttttagaaaataTATCAAAGAAAACCACCAAGACAAAAATGTAGAGGGGGAAGTTTTGTCAAAATGTCCTCAGACATCTTGGCCTCTATGTCAGGTCAAAATTAGTTTTattcaatgttaattttgagATCTCTACAAAGATTTAACATTCTCTGCAATTGAACAATGTAGGAGATAcatctgtcttcctctctgtgatttatttttgttcCAGGTGTGGGCCTGGACCTGGGGGCGGAGCTGTATTGTCTGACCTGTGAGGAAGGCCTCCAGCATGAAGCGTCAATCGACTCCTCTCAGGTGGAGGAGGCCGACGGAACCAGCAGCGGTGACCCCGACAGGAAGAGGAGAAGCGCAGGTAAGACAGACGGGGCAGGTGACATcccttctaaactgttctcgTGCTCGCTGTGCCCCTTCACCTCGCGCTACTCCAACCACCTGAAGCGCCACATGAGGACCCACGACGGCGAGAAGCCGTACCGCTGCCCCGTCTGCCCCTACGCCTCAGCCCAGCTGGTCAACCTGCAGCGCCACGCCCGCACCCACACCGGGGAGAAGCCGTACCGCTGCCACCAGTGCAGCTACGCCTGCAGCTCCCTCGGCAACCTGCGGAGGCACCAGCGCATGCACACGCAGGAGAGACCACagaggagggagaaggagaaacGACGAGGGAGGAGGAAAAAGGCAAACGCTGAAACTGAAGAAGGTAACAAACACGAAAATATCCACATTACCAAGCTGCAATCAcagttttacttgttttttttttatataaaaaattacTCCAACCGATTAATTGGTTATCagaatagttggcgattaattaaatagttgacaaccgatcgattaatctttgcagctgtatTTATAATGATACAAGACAGAGGAAAGCAGCAACTTCTCAATAGTAGAGAAGCTGCAACCAGAgaatatttcacatttttgctTCATAAATGTCCTTAATAATTAATTAGGCATCACATTGTTGATTAAGTAATTACCACAGCAGAAAAGCCTTTTTGTTTTccttattaaattaaattaaattaaattaaatgtctcGTTGGTTGGGGGAAGCTATGGATGATTTTACTCATTAAAAGCAGTAAAGTTATTTGCTTTTGCTCACCaaggttttgttttatttaaaaatgtttgccaGAAAAGAATTGCTTTCAGGCAAGTTTGGGCAGATTATAAAGATTTGAAGACTCATAAGGGGACAGAAACTGCCCTGAACTGTGGTATGTAAATGTTGGGTGTCCCTGCACTCAACACTTTAGCTTCTTTGCGCCTACAGgggaacattttcattttggaaGCACTGAGCATAAAAGAGGAACCAACAAGTCAAAACTGAAAGAGTttaaaaaaggaggaagagaagtTCTCTCTGGTTGAGTGCTTATCAACCTCTGCTGAATTCAGCTGCATCAGAGACCATTTCTTacacttaatatttacagtttaGCTGATAATTATCCAGAGAAACAGTACTTTAAAGAGTGTCAGTAAGGAAGTCAAACCATCACAGGAAATGAGAACCAGAagggattttttattttttatatatatatttaaagatGAGTATATATGACGAAGTAAAATGAGGAAGCTTGAGATGGAAGATAAGTTCGTTATTATCAGTAAAAACCTCAGGGTTATTCTTAGTGAGGTTTTCTAATGTTCTTCATGGTTAAAAGAAAGAGTATGCAAAGTAGAATTTGAGAGTAAGATCAGACCAGACTcgttgatttttttaaattaaataaataaatgtttttctctcttctccatGCAGTAGTGTCAGACCTGACCCTGCGAGTGTCCCAGGACTCAGGTTACCTCCAGACGTTGGGGGGCCTCGGCTCTCCCTCCGCCCCGCTCCccgtcctcctcttccccctGTGCTGCCGGATGTGTGGCCTCACGCTGGAGGAGGCCGACCTGGAGGGGGACAAGGCCCAGGGGGAGGTGGAGGGCGACGGAG is a window encoding:
- the LOC116044849 gene encoding zinc finger protein 513-like is translated as MPRRKQSNPQPVKLESEDGAVVCEPGCLVLESDFLLSGELEFGDSEIMGLDRESGMTVFSLSVEDDPSTPTDSTFPAFLSCKGCGQLLGDSPLGAGLDLGVGLDLGAELYCLTCEEGLQHEASIDSSQVEEADGTSSGDPDRKRRSAGKTDGAGDIPSKLFSCSLCPFTSRYSNHLKRHMRTHDGEKPYRCPVCPYASAQLVNLQRHARTHTGEKPYRCHQCSYACSSLGNLRRHQRMHTQERPQRREKEKRRGRRKKANAETEEVVSDLTLRVSQDSGYLQTLGGLGSPSAPLPVLLFPLCCRMCGLTLEEADLEGDKAQGEVEGDGGQVCRRCSLDLLSKDGSGTPCSPAVSRGPRRGQHGTKLYRCPHCPFLSHYPNHLARHAHTHSEEKPHRCPHCPYTSSHLDNLKRHLRVHTGEKPYQCPSCSYACGNLANLRRHERIHSGAKPFHCGVCGYSCNQSMNLKRHMLRHTGEKPYACAECDYTTGHWDNYKRHQRKHGHNTDSWDKHAPINGLSWGKDTQESQGQEQEQC